A part of Grus americana isolate bGruAme1 chromosome 33, bGruAme1.mat, whole genome shotgun sequence genomic DNA contains:
- the DNMT1 gene encoding DNA (cytosine-5)-methyltransferase 1 isoform X6, whose amino-acid sequence MPARAAPLPPAPLPAELRRRLQDLERDEDSLSEKLPGPGEVVVPVSALSVVIWKPPSPHIRRVPVSWECVKEKLSLIHGFLQADVQNQLSELEAKLRCEELSEERYLAKVKALLHQELSAENGDAVPLLQASNGCSKNGAYGSDEDSERAGPDGEEDSAMEMEEAAASSSSSSSVPTLRARKARRSRSNGESKKSLASSRVTRSSGRQPTILGMFSKGSNKRKSEEVNREVKQEAMSVEKEEEELDEKEQDEKRIKIETKEGLDIKDEITQVKTTPPAKTTPPKCIDCRQYLDDPDLKFFQGDPDDALEEPEMLTDERLSLFDANEDGFESYEDLPQHKVTSFSVYDKRGHLCPFDTGLIERNIELYFSGAVKPIYDDNPCLDGGVRAKKLGPINAWWITGFDGGEKALIGFTTAFADYILMEPSEEYAPIFALMQEKIYMSKIVVEFLQNNRDVSYEDLLNKIETTVPPAGLNFNRFTEDSLLRHAQFVVEQVESYDEAGDSDEPPVLITPCMRDLIKLAGVTLGKRRAVRRQAIRHPTKIDKDKGPTKATTTKLVYLIFDTFFSEQIEKDEKEDDKENAMKRRRCGVCEVCQQPECGKCKACQNMVKFGGSGRSKQACLQRRCPNLAVREADEDEEVDDNIPEMPSPKKMLQGRKKKQNKSRISWVGEPIKSDGKKDYYQRVCIDSETLEVGDCVSVSPDDPTKPLYLARVTAMWEDSSGQMFHAHWFCPGSDTVLGATSDPLELFLVDECEDMQLSYIHGKVKVIYKAPSENWSMEQGGLDMEIKMVEDDGRTYFYQMWYDQEYARFESPPKTQPTEDNKYKFCMSCTRLDEVRHKEIPKVAEPLEEGDGKMFYAMATKNGVQYRVGDGVYLLPEAFSFSMKPASPAKRPKKEAVDEELYPEHYRKYSEYIKGSNLDAPDPYRVGRIKEIFCNIRSNGKPNEADIKLRICKFYRPENTHKSMKASYHADINLLYWSDEETTVDFRAVQGRCTVVYGEDLTESIQDYSAGGLDRFYFLEAYNAKTKSFEDPPNHARSSGNKGKGKGKGKGKGKGKSSVSCEQSEQEPVELKLPKLRTLDVFSGCGGLSEGFHQAGVSETLWAIEMWEPAAQAFRLNNPSTTVFTEDCNVLLKLVMSGEKTNSLGQKLPQKGDVEMLCGGPPCQGFSGMNRFNSRTYSKFKNSLVVSFLSYCDYYRPRFFLLENVRNFVSFKRSMVLKLTLRCLVRMGYQCTFGVLQAGQYGVAQTRRRAIVLAAAPGEKLPMFPEPLHVFAPRACQLSVVVDDKKFVSNITRTYSGPFRTITVRDTMSDLPEIRNGASALEISYNGEPQSWFQRQIRGSQYQPILRDHICKDMSALVAARMRHIPLAPGSDWRDLPNIEVRLSDGTTTRKLRYTHHEKKNGRSSSGALRGVCSCVEGKPCDPADRQFNTLIPWCLPHTGNRHNHWAGLYGRLEWDGFFSTTVTNPEPMGKQGRVLHPEQHRVVSVRECARSQGFPDTYRLFGNILDKHRQPKPSGWRSSRVCWRS is encoded by the exons atGCCGGCCCGggccgccccgctgcccccggccccgctgcccgccgaGCTGCGCCGACG GCTGCAGGACTTGGAGAGGGATGAAGACAGCCTGAGCGAGAAG CTCCCTGGACCCGGTGAGGTCGTAGTCCCGGTGTCGGCGCTGTCCGTTGTCATATGGAAACCGCCGTCACCTCATATCAGGAGGGTCCCCGTGAGCTGG GAGTGCGTCAAGGAGAAGCTGAGCCTCATCCATGGCTTCCTCCAAGCCGATGTCCAGAACCAGTTGAGCGAGTTGGAAGCCAAACTCCGCTGCGAGGAGCTGTCGGAG GAGAGATACCTGGCCAAGGTGAAAGCCCTGCTCCACCAAGAGCTCTCGGCAGAGAATGGGGACGCGGTGCCGTTGCTGCAGGCTTCCAACGGATGCTCCAAAAACGGCGCCTACGGGAGCGACGAGGACTCGGAGCGAGCAGGACCCGATGGGGAAGAAGACAGCGCAATGGAGATGGAGGAAGCAGccgcctcttcctcctcctcttcgtCGGTTCCCACGCTGCGGGCACGCAAGGCCAGGAGGAGCCGATCCAACGGGGAAAGCAAAA AGTCTCTCGCCAGTTCCCGGGTCACTCGCAGCTCCGGCCGGCAGCCGACCATCCTGGGCATGTTCTCCAAAGG GTCTAACAAACGGAAATCGGAGGAGGTGAACAGGGAAGTGAAGCAGGAGGCGATGAGcgtggagaaggaggaagaggagctggacGAGAAG GAACAAGATgagaaaaggattaaaatcGAAACCAAAGAAGg GTTGGATATAAAAGATGAAATTACTCAGGTTAAAACTACACCACCTGCTAAA ACCACCCCTCCCAAGTGCATCGACTGCAGGCAGTACCTCGATGATCCCGACCTCAAATTCTTCCAAGGGGATCCTGATGATGCC CTGGAGGAGCCGGAAATGCTGACGGATGAACGCTTGTCCCTCTTTGACGCTAACGAAGACGGCTTTGAGAGCTACGAGGACCTGCCGCAGCACAAAGTCACCTCTTTCAG CGTCTACGACAAGCGAGGTCACTTGTGCCCCTTTGACACCGGCCTGATAGAGAGGAACATCGAGTTGTATTTCAGCGGCGCCGTGAAGCCCATCTATGATGATAACCCGTGTCTGGACG GTGGGGTGAGAGCCAAGAAGTTGGGACCCATAAACGCCTGGTGGATCACGGGGTTCGATGGAGGGGAGAAGGCTTTGATCGGCTTCACCACAG CCTTTGCGGATTACATCCTGATGGAGCCCAGCGAGGAGTATGCTCCCATCTTCGCCCTCATGCAAGAAAAGATCTACATGAGTAAAATTGTCGTCGAGTTCCTGCAGAACAACCGCGACGTCAGCTACGAGGATCTGCTCAACAAAATCGAG ACCACCGTACCTCCCGCGGGGCTGAACTTCAACCGCTTCACAGAGGACTCGCTCCTGCGGCACGCCCAGTTCGTGGTGGAACAGGTAGAAAGCTACGACGAAGCTGGGGACAGCGACGAACCCCCCGTCCTCATCACGCCCTGCATGAGGGACTTGATCAAGCTGGCTGGAGTCACCCTGGGGAAGAG GCGAGCCGTCAGGCGGCAGGCCATCCGGCACCCCACCAAAATAGACAAGGACAAGGGTCCCACCAAAGCCACCACCACCAAGCTGGTGTACCTCATCTTCGACACCTTCTTCTCGGAGCAGATCGAGAAGGACGAGAAGGAAGATGACAAGGAGAACGCCATGAAGCGCCGGCGCTGCGGCGTCTGCGAG gTCTGCCAGCAGCCCGAGTGTGGGAAGTGCAAAGCTTGCCAGAACATGGTGAAGTTTGGGGGCAGCGGACGGAGTAAGCAGGCTTGTTTGCAGAGGAG gtGTCCCAACCTGGCTGTCCGGGAAGCcgatgaggatgaggaggtggATGACAACATCCCCGAGATGCCATCGCCCAAGAAGATGCtgcaggggaggaagaagaagcagAACAAGAGCCGTATCTCCTGGGTGGGGGAGCCCATCAAG AGCGATGGGAAGAAGGACTACTACCAGAGGGTCTGCATTGACTCGGAGACCCTGGAGGTGGGAGACTGTGTCTCCGTCAGCCCCGACGATCCCACCAAGCCCCTCTACCTCGCCAG GGTGACAGCCATGTGGGAGGACAGCAGTGGCCAGATGTTCCACGCGCACTGGTTCTGCCCGGGCTCCGACACCGTCCTGGGGGCCACCTCTGACCCCCTGGAGCTCTTCTTGGTGGACGAGTGCGAGGACATGCAGCTCTCCTACATCCACGGCAAAGTCAAAGTGATCTACAAGGCGCCATCGGAGAATTGGTCCATGGAG CAGGGCGGGCTGGACATGGAGATCAAGATGGTGGAAGACGATGGGAGAACTTACTTCTATCAGATGTGGTACGACCAGGAGTACGCTCGGTTTGAATCCCCACCGAAAACTCAGCCCACGGAAGACAACAAATACAA GTTCTGCATGAGCTGCACGCGCCTGGACGAGGTAAGGCACAAGGAGATACCCAAAGTGGCTGAGCCCCTGGAGGAAGGGGACGGGAAGATGTTCTACGCCATGGCCACCAAGAACGGAGTACAGTACAGGGTGGGAGATGGCGTCTACCTCCTGCCAGAAGCCTTTTCCTTCAG catGAAACCCGCTAGCCCAGCCAAGCGCCCCAAAAAGGAGGCGGTGGATGAGGAACTGTACCCGGAGCACTACCGCAAGTACTCGGAGTACATCAAGGGCAGCAACCTGGATGCCCCCGACCCTTACCGCGTGGGCCGCATCAAAGAGATCTTCTGCAACATCCGCAGCAACGGCAAACCCAACGAGGCCGACATCAAGCTGCGCATCTGCAAGTTTTACAG ACCTGAAAACACGCACAAGTCCATGAAAGCCAGCTACCACGCGGACATCAACCTCCTGTACTGGAGCGATGAGGAAACGACGGTTGATTTCCGCGCTGTGCAGGGCCGTTGCACAGTGGTGTACGGGGAAGACCTGACGGAGAGCATCCAGGACTACTCCGCCGGTGGGCTCGACCGCTTCTACTTCTTGGAG gcttaCAATGCAAAAACCAAGAGCTTTGAAGATCCTCCCAACCACGCTCGGAGCTCTGGCAataaagggaaggggaaggggaaagggaaag gcaaaggcaaagggaAGTCGTCGGTGAGCTGCGAGCAAAGCGAGCAGGAGCCGGTTGAGCTGAAACTGCCCAAGCTGCGGACCTTGGATGTCTTCTCTGGCTGCGGAGGGCTGTCCGAGGGCTTCCACCAGGCAG GTGTATCGGAGACGCTCTGGGCCATCGAGATGTGGGAACCGGCCGCCCAGGCTTTCCGACTGAACAATCCCAGCACTACCGTCTTCACGGAGGATTGCAACGTCCTGCTGAAGCTGGTCATGTCTGGTGAGAAGACCAACTCACTGGGGCAGAAGCTGCCGCAGAAGGGGGATGTGGAGATGCTGTGTGGTGGTCCCCCGTGCCAGGGCTTCAGCGGCATGAACCGCTTCAACTCCCGCACCTACTCCAAGTTCAAGAACTCCCTGGTGGTCTCCTTCCTCAG TTACTGCGACTACTACAGACCGCGGTTCTTCCTTCTGGAGAACGTCAGGAACTTTGTGTCCTTCAAGCGTTCCATGGTGCTGAAGCTCACCTTGCGTTGCCTCGTCCGTATGGGTTACCAGTGCACCTTTGGGGTCCTACAG GCTGGCCAGTACGGTGTGGCCCAGACACGGCGGAGAGCCATCGTCCTTGCCGCGGCTCCCGGCGAGAAGCTGCCCATGTTCCCTGAGCCCTTGCACGTGTTTGCACCCCGTGCCTGTCAGCTCAGCGTCGTGGTGGACGACAAGAAGTTCGTTAGCAATATCACCCG gaCGTATTCCGGCCCCTTCCGCACCATCACAGTGCGGGACACCATGTCTGACCTTCCGGAGATCAGGAACGGTGCCTCTGCCCTGGAGATCTCCTACAACGGGGAGCCCCAGTCCTGGTTCCAGCGGCAGATCCGGGGTTCCCAGTATCAGCCCATCCTCAGGGACCATATCTGCAAG GACATGAGTGCCTTGGTCGCAGCCCGGATGAGACACATCCCCTTGGCCCCCGGTTCCGATTGGCGCGACCTGCCCAACATCGAGGTGCGGCTGTCGGACGGCACGACCACGCGCAAGCTGCGGTACACGCACCACGAGAAGAAAAACGGCCGCAGCAGCTCCGGGGCATTACGAGGGGTCTGCTCCTGCGTTGAAG GCAAACCCTGCGACCCCGCGGACCGGCAATTCAACACCCTCATCCCCTGGTGCCTGCCCCACACCGGCAACCGGCACAACCACTGGGCCGGGCTTTACGGCCGTCTGGAGTGGGACGGCTTCTTCAGCACCACCGTCACCAACCCTGAGCCCATGGGCAAGCAG GGTCGGGTGCTGCACCCGGAGCAGCACCGGGTGGTGAGCGTGAGGGAGTGCGCCCGCTCCCAGGGCTTCCCTGATACCTATCGCCTCTTCGGGAACATCCTCGACAAGCACAGACAG CCAAAGCCATCGGGCTGGAGATCAAGTCGTGTGTGTTGGCGAAGTTGA